The following proteins are encoded in a genomic region of Brachypodium distachyon strain Bd21 chromosome 1, Brachypodium_distachyon_v3.0, whole genome shotgun sequence:
- the LOC100830910 gene encoding LRR receptor kinase SERL2, producing MEAPPSSPPNPVVLAAVLVLVLFVSSPSCALLSPKGVNTEVQALIGIKNLLKDPHGVLKNWDQDSVDPCSFTMITCSPDNFVTGLEAPSQNLSGLLAPSIGNLTNLETVLLQNNIINGPIPTEIGNLEYLKTLDLSSNKFYGEIPQSVGHLQSLQYLKLNNNTLSGPFPSASANLPHLIFLDLSYNNLSGPIPGSLARTYNIVGNPLICDANAEKDCYGTAPVPMSYSLNGTQGTPPAKTKSHKFAVAIGAVLGCMSFLFLAAGFLFWWRHRRNRQILFDVDDQHMENVNLGNVKRFQFRELQAATDKFSSKNILGKGGFGHVYRGQLPDGTLVAVKRLKDGNAAGGESQFKTEVEMISLAVHRNLLRILGFCMTATERLLVYPYMSNGSVASRLKAKPPLDWNTRKRIALGAARGLLYLHEQCDPKIIHRDVKAANVLLDDYCDAIVGDFGLAKLLDHQDSHVTTAVRGTVGHIAPEYLSTGQSSEKTDVFGFGILLLELITGQTALEFGKASNQKGAMLDWVKKMHQEKKLDVLVDKGLRSSYDRIELEEMVQVALLCTQYLPGHRPRMSEVVRMLEGDGLAERWQASQRADSHKFTVPEFTFSRCYSDLTDDSSLLVQAVELSGPR from the exons ATGGAGgcgcctccttcttctccccccaACCCGGTAGTgctggcggcggtgctggTTCTGGTGCTGTTCGTCTCATCCCCTTCCTGCGCCCTTCTCTCCCCCAAGGGCGTCAACACCGAAG TGCAAGCGCTGATTGGGATCAAGAACCTCCTCAAGGACCCCCATGGCGTGCTCAAGAACTGGGACCAGGACTCGGTCGACCCCTGTAGCTTCACCATGATCACTTGCTCGCCGGACAATTTTGTCACTGGCCT GGAGGCTCCAAGCCAGAATCTCTCTGGCCTGCTCGCCCCAAGCATTGGGAACCTGACCAACCTGGAGACCGT TCTTCTGCAGAACAACATCATAAACGGCCCAATTCCGACTGAGATTGGCAATCTGGAATATCTCAAGACACTTGATCTCTCCAGCAACAAATTCTATGGTGAAATCCCACAATCTGTGGGCCACCTTCAGAGCCTCCAGTACTT GAAGCTGAACAACAACACCCTGTCTGGCCCATTCCCTTCAGCATCAGCTAATTTGCCACACCTTATCTTCCT AGATTTGTCATACAACAACCTAAGTGGCCCAATACCAGGATCTTTGGCGAGAACATACAA CATAGTTGGAAATCCCCTCATATGCGATGCAAATGCGGAGAAAGATTGTTACGGGACTGCGCCGGTGCCAATGTCCTACAGCTTGAATGGTACACAAGGCACTCCACCAGCAAAAACTAAAAGCCACAAGTTCGCAGTTGCAATTGGTGCTGTATTGGGCTGCATGAGCTTCCTGTTTCTTGCTGCTGGATTCTTATTCTGGTGGAGGCACCGTCGAAACCGGCAGATCCTTTTCGATGTTGATG ATCAACACATGGAGAATGTTAACCTTGGAAACGTTAAGAGGTTTCAGTTCAGGGAGCTGCAGGCTGCAACAGATAAATTCAGCAGCAAAAACATACTAGGAAAAGGTGGTTTTGGACACGTTTACAGGGGGCAACTTCCTGATGGAACTCTCGTGGCTGTCAAGCGGCTCAAGGACGGTAATGCTGCGGGTGGTGAGTCACAGTTCAAGACTGAAGTTGAAATGATCAGCTTGGCAGTGCACCGGAACCTCCTCAGGATTCTCGGGTTCTGCATGACTGCCACAGAGAGGCTACTGGTCTATCCATACATGTCAAATGGAAGTGTGGCTTCACGCCTGAAAG CGAAGCCACCTTTGGACTGGAATACCAGGAAGAGGATAGCCCTTGGAGCAGCAAGAGGTCTGCTTTACCTTCATGAACAGTGTGACCCCAAGATCATCCACAGGGACGTCAAGGCGGCCAACGTCTTGCTGGACGACTACTGTGATGCCATTGTTGGGGATTTTGGGCTTGCAAAGCTCCTTGATCACCAGGACTCGCATGTCACCACTGCGGTGCGGGGTACCGTTGGGCATATCGCACCCGAGTACCTCTCCACCGGGCAGTCCTCTGAGAAAACAGATGTCTTTGGCTTTGGCATCCTGCTCCTGGAGCTGATCACCGGCCAGACAGCACTGGAGTTCGGCAAGGCATCAAATCAGAAGGGAGCCATGCTGGACTGG GTGAAGAAGATGCACCAGGAGAAGAAACTGGATGTGCTGGTTGACAAAGGCCTTAGGAGCAGTTACGACCGGATCGAGCTCGAGGAGATGGTGCAGGTGGCACTCCTGTGCACTCAGTACCTCCCAGGCCACAGACCAAGGATGTCGGAGGTGGTGCGCATGCTGGAAGGTGATGGGCTTGCAGAGCGATGGCAGGCGTCACAGCGGGCCGACTCCCACAAGTTCACGGTGCCCGAATTCACCTtcagccgctgctactctgaCCTAACCGACGACTCGTCTTTGCTGGTGCAGGCTGTTGAGCTCTCTGGGCCAAGATGA
- the LOC100830602 gene encoding peroxidase 11 — MATGVLCSRAFALFMCCTLLAVPLLLAQDPLNLSLEHYSKTCPNVEHVVRTEMECAVRDEPRNAALMLRLHFHDCFVQGCDGSVLLDDTATMIGEKQADQNVNSLKGFEVVDKIKEKLEAECPGTVSCADLLAIAARDAVVLVGGPYWDVPVGRLDSKKASLDLANNDIPTAQQGLVTLISKFWEKGLDATDMVALVGSHTIGFARCANFRDRIYGDFEMTTKNSPVSATYLSKLKEICPLDGGDDNISAMDSHTSSTFDNAYFETLIKGEGLLNSDQEMWSSIAGYSTADTVNKYWADPELFFKQFSDSMVKMGNITNLEGGEVRKNCRFVNT; from the exons ATGGCTACAGGTGTGTTATGCTCCAGGGCGTTTGCTCTCTTCATGTGCTGCACTCTCCTGGCAGTGCCATTGCTGCTGGCTCAGGACCCGTTGAACCTGAGCCTAGAGCACTACTCGAAGACATGCCCTAATGTGGAGCATGTCGTCCGGACTGAGATGGAGTGCGCTGTGCGTGACGAACCACGCAACGCCGCATTGATGCTTCGCCTCCATTTCCATGACTGTTTCGTACAG GGATGTGATGGATCGGTGCTGCTTGATGACACGGCAACCATGATCGGAGAGAAGCAGGCAGACCAGAATGTGAACTCGTTGAAAGGATTTGAAGTGGTTGAcaagatcaaggagaagcTGGAAGCTGAATGCCCCGGAACAGTTTCCTGTGCAGACTTGCTTGCCATTGCAGCGAGGGACGCAGTTGTCTTG GTCGGTGGGCCTTACTGGGATGTCCCAGTAGGAAGATTGGACTCCAAGAAGGCAAGTCTTGACCTTGCAAACAATGACATCCCCACCGCTCAGCAGGGTCTTGTCACCCTTATTTCCAAGTTCTGGGAGAAGGGCCTTGATGCCACTGACATGGTGGCCCTTGTCG GATCCCACACGATTGGTTTTGCCCGGTGCGCCAACTTCCGGGACAGAATATATGGCGACTTTGAGATGACAACCAAGAATAGCCCTGTTTCTGCAACCTACCTCAGCAAGCTGAAGGAAATCTGCCCCTTGGATGGTGGTGACGACAACATCAGTGCCATGGACAGCCATACTTCCTCGACCTTCGACAACGCCTACTTCGAGACCCTCATCAAGGGCGAGGGCCTCCTGAACTCTGACCAGGAGATGTGGTCAAGCATCGCCGGGTACTCCACAGCTGATACTGTCAACAAGTACTGGGCTGACCCAGAGCTGTTTTTCAAGCAGTTCTCAGATTCCATGGTGAAGATGGGCAACATCACCAACCTTGAAGGCGGCGAGGTCAGGAAGAACTGCAGATTTGTGAACACATGA